One region of Ptiloglossa arizonensis isolate GNS036 chromosome 8, iyPtiAriz1_principal, whole genome shotgun sequence genomic DNA includes:
- the Beta-phers gene encoding phenylalanine--tRNA ligase beta subunit isoform X1 — MPTISIKRDLLFKALGKTYSDDEFQDLCFKFGLELDEVTTEKLILVKEKGLDQNIEASDEIIYKIDIPANRYDLLCLEGLTLGLLIFLNKVDIPHFMAILPDTGVQKITMTSECLRVRGHIVAAILRDVIFTKDSYNSFIDLQDKLHQNIGRKRSLVSIGTHDLDTIQGPFLYDAKPPTDICFKPLNQDREYTGDGIMDLYANHAQLKQYLHIIQDSPVFPIVQDSNGIILSLPPIINGNHSKITLSTKNVFIECTATDLTKARVVLDTIVCAFSQYCKTKYTVETVEVVYPNKQIFRYPDLKYRTEEIDCDKAINYIGIKQTAEEVTNLLSRMSLKTCVKENNKLCVKVPPTRHDVMHACDIYEDIAIAYGYNKIQKTIPNIFTIAEECPLNKLSDQLRMELAYAGFTEALTFSLCSREDIADKLGHKLENIPAVHISNPKTLEFQVARTTLLPGLLKTLAANKKMPLPQKLFEISDIVLKDSTMDVGAINNRHLCAVYCNKSDGFEIIHGLLDRVLQVLEIPWSLDENPNGYYLRAIDNPTFFPRRCAEILCYDKVIGKMGVLHPDVIGKFDLNAPCSVLEINIETFL, encoded by the exons ATGCCGACCATTAGTATCAAACGTGACTTATTGTTTAAGGCTCTTGGTAAAACGTATT CGGATGACGAATTTCAAGATTTGTGCTTCAAATTTGGTCTAGAATTGGATGAAGTG acAACAGAGAAACTAATATTAGTAAAGGAGAAAGGACTAGACCAAAATATAGAAGCATCTgatgaaattatatataaaattgatattcCAGCAAATAGATATGATTTATTATGCTTAGAAGGTTTAACCCTTGGATTGCTCATATTCTTAAACAA agTAGATATACCGCATTTTATGGCAATACTTCCGGATACAGGTGTGCAGAAAATTACTATGACAAGCGAG TGCTTGAGAGTCAGAGGACATATTGTTGCAGCTATTTTACGTGATGTTATATTTACAAAAGACTCTTATAATAGTTTTATTGACCTCCAAGACAAATTACATCAGAATATAGGAAGAAAACGAAGTTTGGTATCCATTGGTACTCATGATTTGGATACAATCCAGGGTCCATTTTTGTACGATGCAAAACCACCAACCGACATTTGTTTCAAACCACTTAATCAAGATAGAGAGTATACAGGAGACGGAATTATGGACTTATATGCT AATCATGCAcaattaaaacaatatttacacaTCATACAAGATAGCCCAGTTTTTCCTATAGTACAAGATAGCAATGGGATTATTTTATCTCTTCCACCTATTATCAATGGAAATCATTCAAAAATCACACTTAGTACTAAAAATGTATTCATCGAATGTACAGCAACTGATCTTACAAAG GCAAGAGTAGTGTTGGACACTATAGTTTGCGCATTTAGTCAATATTGTAAAACAAAATATACAGTAGAAACGGTGGAAGTTGTATATcctaataaacaaatatttcgttatCCTGACTTAAAATATCGAACTGAAGAAATCGATTGTGATAAAGCTATAAATTATATTGGCATAAAACAAACAGCCGAAGAAGTAACTAATCTACTTTCTAGAATGTCATTAAAAACTTGTgtcaaagaaaataataaattatgcgTTAAAGTACCACCCACTAGACATGATGTGATGCATGCATGTGACATTTATGAAGATATCGCCATAGCATATGGATACAACAAAATTCAGAAAACTATACCAAATATATTTACGATCGCAGAAGAA TGCCCACTTAATAAATTATCTGATCAATTACGTATGGAATTGGCATATGCTGGATTCACAGAAGCATTGACTTTCTCgttg TGTTCACGTGAAGATATAGCGGATAAATTAGGTCATAAATTGGAAAACATACCGGCGGTTCATATATCAAATCCAAAAACTTTAGAATTTCAG GTAGCACGTACTACTCTACTACCAGGATTATTGAAAACGTTAGCAGCAAATAAAAAGATGCCACTTCCACAGAAGTTGTTTGAAATTTCTGACATCGTATTAAAAGACAGTACTATGGATGTAGGCGCGATTAATAATCGCCATTTGTGCGCAGTGTACTGTAATAAATCAGATGGTTTTGAAATAATTCATGGTTTATTGGATAGAGTGTTACAAGTATTAGAAATACCGTGGAGCCTTGACGAAAACCCGAATGGGTATTACCTTCGTGCAATCGATA ATCCTACTTTCTTCCCTCGTCGTTGCGCAGAAATTTTATGTTATGACAAAGTAATCGGAAAAATGGGCGTTCTACACCCGGATGTAATTGGAAAGTTTGATCTAAATGCACCTTGTTCTGTATTAGAAATCaatattgaaacatttttataa
- the Beta-phers gene encoding phenylalanine--tRNA ligase beta subunit isoform X2 produces the protein MPTISIKRDLLFKALGKTYSDDEFQDLCFKFGLELDEVTTEKLILVKEKGLDQNIEASDEIIYKIDIPANRYDLLCLEGLTLGLLIFLNKVDIPHFMAILPDTGVQKITMTSECLRVRGHIVAAILRDVIFTKDSYNSFIDLQDKLHQNIGRKRSLVSIGTHDLDTIQGPFLYDAKPPTDICFKPLNQDREYTGDGIMDLYANHAQLKQYLHIIQDSPVFPIVQDSNGIILSLPPIINGNHSKITLSTKNVFIECTATDLTKARVVLDTIVCAFSQYCKTKYTVETVEVVYPNKQIFRYPDLKYRTEEIDCDKAINYIGIKQTAEEVTNLLSRMSLKTCVKENNKLCVKVPPTRHDVMHACDIYEDIAIAYGYNKIQKTIPNIFTIAEECSREDIADKLGHKLENIPAVHISNPKTLEFQVARTTLLPGLLKTLAANKKMPLPQKLFEISDIVLKDSTMDVGAINNRHLCAVYCNKSDGFEIIHGLLDRVLQVLEIPWSLDENPNGYYLRAIDNPTFFPRRCAEILCYDKVIGKMGVLHPDVIGKFDLNAPCSVLEINIETFL, from the exons ATGCCGACCATTAGTATCAAACGTGACTTATTGTTTAAGGCTCTTGGTAAAACGTATT CGGATGACGAATTTCAAGATTTGTGCTTCAAATTTGGTCTAGAATTGGATGAAGTG acAACAGAGAAACTAATATTAGTAAAGGAGAAAGGACTAGACCAAAATATAGAAGCATCTgatgaaattatatataaaattgatattcCAGCAAATAGATATGATTTATTATGCTTAGAAGGTTTAACCCTTGGATTGCTCATATTCTTAAACAA agTAGATATACCGCATTTTATGGCAATACTTCCGGATACAGGTGTGCAGAAAATTACTATGACAAGCGAG TGCTTGAGAGTCAGAGGACATATTGTTGCAGCTATTTTACGTGATGTTATATTTACAAAAGACTCTTATAATAGTTTTATTGACCTCCAAGACAAATTACATCAGAATATAGGAAGAAAACGAAGTTTGGTATCCATTGGTACTCATGATTTGGATACAATCCAGGGTCCATTTTTGTACGATGCAAAACCACCAACCGACATTTGTTTCAAACCACTTAATCAAGATAGAGAGTATACAGGAGACGGAATTATGGACTTATATGCT AATCATGCAcaattaaaacaatatttacacaTCATACAAGATAGCCCAGTTTTTCCTATAGTACAAGATAGCAATGGGATTATTTTATCTCTTCCACCTATTATCAATGGAAATCATTCAAAAATCACACTTAGTACTAAAAATGTATTCATCGAATGTACAGCAACTGATCTTACAAAG GCAAGAGTAGTGTTGGACACTATAGTTTGCGCATTTAGTCAATATTGTAAAACAAAATATACAGTAGAAACGGTGGAAGTTGTATATcctaataaacaaatatttcgttatCCTGACTTAAAATATCGAACTGAAGAAATCGATTGTGATAAAGCTATAAATTATATTGGCATAAAACAAACAGCCGAAGAAGTAACTAATCTACTTTCTAGAATGTCATTAAAAACTTGTgtcaaagaaaataataaattatgcgTTAAAGTACCACCCACTAGACATGATGTGATGCATGCATGTGACATTTATGAAGATATCGCCATAGCATATGGATACAACAAAATTCAGAAAACTATACCAAATATATTTACGATCGCAGAAGAA TGTTCACGTGAAGATATAGCGGATAAATTAGGTCATAAATTGGAAAACATACCGGCGGTTCATATATCAAATCCAAAAACTTTAGAATTTCAG GTAGCACGTACTACTCTACTACCAGGATTATTGAAAACGTTAGCAGCAAATAAAAAGATGCCACTTCCACAGAAGTTGTTTGAAATTTCTGACATCGTATTAAAAGACAGTACTATGGATGTAGGCGCGATTAATAATCGCCATTTGTGCGCAGTGTACTGTAATAAATCAGATGGTTTTGAAATAATTCATGGTTTATTGGATAGAGTGTTACAAGTATTAGAAATACCGTGGAGCCTTGACGAAAACCCGAATGGGTATTACCTTCGTGCAATCGATA ATCCTACTTTCTTCCCTCGTCGTTGCGCAGAAATTTTATGTTATGACAAAGTAATCGGAAAAATGGGCGTTCTACACCCGGATGTAATTGGAAAGTTTGATCTAAATGCACCTTGTTCTGTATTAGAAATCaatattgaaacatttttataa
- the Beta-phers gene encoding phenylalanine--tRNA ligase beta subunit isoform X3 — MKSSIKIECLRVRGHIVAAILRDVIFTKDSYNSFIDLQDKLHQNIGRKRSLVSIGTHDLDTIQGPFLYDAKPPTDICFKPLNQDREYTGDGIMDLYANHAQLKQYLHIIQDSPVFPIVQDSNGIILSLPPIINGNHSKITLSTKNVFIECTATDLTKARVVLDTIVCAFSQYCKTKYTVETVEVVYPNKQIFRYPDLKYRTEEIDCDKAINYIGIKQTAEEVTNLLSRMSLKTCVKENNKLCVKVPPTRHDVMHACDIYEDIAIAYGYNKIQKTIPNIFTIAEECPLNKLSDQLRMELAYAGFTEALTFSLCSREDIADKLGHKLENIPAVHISNPKTLEFQVARTTLLPGLLKTLAANKKMPLPQKLFEISDIVLKDSTMDVGAINNRHLCAVYCNKSDGFEIIHGLLDRVLQVLEIPWSLDENPNGYYLRAIDNPTFFPRRCAEILCYDKVIGKMGVLHPDVIGKFDLNAPCSVLEINIETFL, encoded by the exons ATGAAAAGTAGTATCAAAATTGAA TGCTTGAGAGTCAGAGGACATATTGTTGCAGCTATTTTACGTGATGTTATATTTACAAAAGACTCTTATAATAGTTTTATTGACCTCCAAGACAAATTACATCAGAATATAGGAAGAAAACGAAGTTTGGTATCCATTGGTACTCATGATTTGGATACAATCCAGGGTCCATTTTTGTACGATGCAAAACCACCAACCGACATTTGTTTCAAACCACTTAATCAAGATAGAGAGTATACAGGAGACGGAATTATGGACTTATATGCT AATCATGCAcaattaaaacaatatttacacaTCATACAAGATAGCCCAGTTTTTCCTATAGTACAAGATAGCAATGGGATTATTTTATCTCTTCCACCTATTATCAATGGAAATCATTCAAAAATCACACTTAGTACTAAAAATGTATTCATCGAATGTACAGCAACTGATCTTACAAAG GCAAGAGTAGTGTTGGACACTATAGTTTGCGCATTTAGTCAATATTGTAAAACAAAATATACAGTAGAAACGGTGGAAGTTGTATATcctaataaacaaatatttcgttatCCTGACTTAAAATATCGAACTGAAGAAATCGATTGTGATAAAGCTATAAATTATATTGGCATAAAACAAACAGCCGAAGAAGTAACTAATCTACTTTCTAGAATGTCATTAAAAACTTGTgtcaaagaaaataataaattatgcgTTAAAGTACCACCCACTAGACATGATGTGATGCATGCATGTGACATTTATGAAGATATCGCCATAGCATATGGATACAACAAAATTCAGAAAACTATACCAAATATATTTACGATCGCAGAAGAA TGCCCACTTAATAAATTATCTGATCAATTACGTATGGAATTGGCATATGCTGGATTCACAGAAGCATTGACTTTCTCgttg TGTTCACGTGAAGATATAGCGGATAAATTAGGTCATAAATTGGAAAACATACCGGCGGTTCATATATCAAATCCAAAAACTTTAGAATTTCAG GTAGCACGTACTACTCTACTACCAGGATTATTGAAAACGTTAGCAGCAAATAAAAAGATGCCACTTCCACAGAAGTTGTTTGAAATTTCTGACATCGTATTAAAAGACAGTACTATGGATGTAGGCGCGATTAATAATCGCCATTTGTGCGCAGTGTACTGTAATAAATCAGATGGTTTTGAAATAATTCATGGTTTATTGGATAGAGTGTTACAAGTATTAGAAATACCGTGGAGCCTTGACGAAAACCCGAATGGGTATTACCTTCGTGCAATCGATA ATCCTACTTTCTTCCCTCGTCGTTGCGCAGAAATTTTATGTTATGACAAAGTAATCGGAAAAATGGGCGTTCTACACCCGGATGTAATTGGAAAGTTTGATCTAAATGCACCTTGTTCTGTATTAGAAATCaatattgaaacatttttataa
- the Cni gene encoding protein cornichon isoform X2 produces the protein MTKNVITFDELKTGQKNPIEHCNTLNPLVIPEYSLHIMINILFLLSGQWFTLLLNIPLIVYHLWQYYHRPVMSKPGLYDPTSIMNAQVLTAHQREGWIKLAFYLLSFFYYLYGMISSLIQ, from the exons ATGACAAAAAAT GTTATTACATTCGATGAATTAAAAACTGGACAGAAAAATCCAATTGAACATTGTAATACTTTAAATCCG ctAGTTATTCCAGAGTATAGCTTGCACATTatgataaacattttatttctgCTAAGTGGACAATGGTTTACATTGCTCCTTAATATTCCATTAATTGTATATCATTTATGGCAGTATTATCACAGACCTGTCATGTCTAAACCAGGTCTTTATGATCCTACCAGTATAATGAATGCTCAAGTTTTGACAGCTCATCAAAGGGAAGGATGGATTAAACTTGCATTTTATCtcttatcatttttttattatttgtatgG caTGATCAGTTCATTGATtcaatga
- the Cni gene encoding protein cornichon isoform X1 encodes MAVSLAAFSYIVALIVDAFLIFFAIHHVITFDELKTGQKNPIEHCNTLNPLVIPEYSLHIMINILFLLSGQWFTLLLNIPLIVYHLWQYYHRPVMSKPGLYDPTSIMNAQVLTAHQREGWIKLAFYLLSFFYYLYGMISSLIQ; translated from the exons ATGGCGGTCAGTTTAGCCGCTTTTTCGTACATCGTGGCATTAATCGTAGATGCTTTTTTGATATTCTTTGCAATACATCAT GTTATTACATTCGATGAATTAAAAACTGGACAGAAAAATCCAATTGAACATTGTAATACTTTAAATCCG ctAGTTATTCCAGAGTATAGCTTGCACATTatgataaacattttatttctgCTAAGTGGACAATGGTTTACATTGCTCCTTAATATTCCATTAATTGTATATCATTTATGGCAGTATTATCACAGACCTGTCATGTCTAAACCAGGTCTTTATGATCCTACCAGTATAATGAATGCTCAAGTTTTGACAGCTCATCAAAGGGAAGGATGGATTAAACTTGCATTTTATCtcttatcatttttttattatttgtatgG caTGATCAGTTCATTGATtcaatga